The following proteins are encoded in a genomic region of Paenibacillus sp. FSL H3-0469:
- a CDS encoding ABC transporter permease, producing the protein MMWRALSADWLKIRGKGIWFLAFLGPLGLIAMQGLNFGLRYDYLRGQYREDLWGGLLSEVIPFVPIALYLGGTLILSLIANVEHQTSAWKQLLALPVSRTAVFMAKLLLCLLLLIVSCLLLSAGTVILGLLLGFGIQPIPLTDVLRMGFAAYAAAMPVIALQLWLSLTSRNQTLPVSVGLTLSLVSPFGSYFTQWFPLSWPELAWSDPRPWLFSGAGLVLGLLVILPGAIHFARKDVD; encoded by the coding sequence ATGATGTGGCGTGCGCTGTCGGCGGATTGGCTTAAGATCCGCGGCAAAGGCATATGGTTCCTCGCCTTTCTCGGTCCGCTGGGCCTCATCGCCATGCAGGGACTGAATTTCGGCCTCCGCTATGACTATCTTCGCGGGCAGTACCGGGAGGACCTGTGGGGTGGCCTGCTTAGTGAGGTTATACCCTTCGTACCGATTGCCCTCTATCTTGGAGGCACACTGATTCTCTCTCTGATTGCGAATGTCGAGCATCAGACCAGCGCCTGGAAGCAGCTTCTGGCGCTGCCTGTCTCCAGAACGGCTGTGTTCATGGCGAAGCTGCTGCTCTGCCTGCTGCTGCTTATCGTGTCTTGTCTGCTGCTGTCGGCGGGAACAGTCATTCTCGGGCTGCTGCTCGGCTTCGGTATTCAGCCGATACCGCTAACGGATGTCCTGCGGATGGGCTTCGCCGCTTATGCTGCGGCCATGCCTGTCATTGCACTCCAGCTGTGGCTGTCTCTAACCAGCCGGAACCAGACCCTTCCGGTATCGGTGGGGTTGACCTTGTCGCTGGTCAGCCCGTTCGGCTCGTACTTCACGCAGTGGTTCCCGCTCTCCTGGCCGGAATTAGCCTGGAGTGATCCGCGTCCTTGGCTGTTCAGCGGAGCCGGCCTGGTGCTTGGACTCCTGGTAATCCTGCCTGGAGCCATACATTTCGCGCGAAAGGATGTGGACTGA
- a CDS encoding ABC transporter permease, translating into MRTFLRMISAECLKIAGFRTWLLILLSPLVSLPIGALSDMRENQTITWQVLLSTMSTIHALLFLPVLSGLFAALICRNEHSDGGWKQLLALPVTRTSVYFAKYVLIIALLGAVQLLFVGGVLGVGWYRGAEGGVPWELLLSSLFGGWFACLPLAALQLAISQGWSSFGAPLALNVCFTIPNILIANSSTYGPYYPWVQPMLAMSPFGEERFGAFNLPLESLMIVVAGSLLLFLGAGLIAFWRKAV; encoded by the coding sequence ATGCGGACTTTTCTGCGAATGATCTCGGCGGAATGCCTGAAGATAGCCGGATTCCGTACTTGGCTGTTGATTCTGCTCAGTCCGCTGGTCTCCCTCCCGATTGGTGCGCTTTCGGACATGCGGGAAAATCAGACAATTACCTGGCAGGTTCTACTGAGTACGATGTCAACGATACATGCGCTGCTGTTTCTTCCGGTGCTCTCAGGACTTTTCGCTGCCTTAATCTGCCGCAATGAGCATAGTGACGGCGGCTGGAAGCAGCTCCTGGCACTCCCGGTGACGCGGACTTCTGTATACTTTGCCAAATATGTATTGATTATAGCGCTGCTTGGTGCGGTGCAGCTGCTGTTTGTTGGAGGGGTTCTGGGGGTCGGATGGTATCGGGGCGCAGAAGGTGGAGTACCCTGGGAACTGCTGCTGAGCAGTCTGTTCGGTGGCTGGTTTGCCTGCCTGCCGCTGGCTGCCCTGCAACTGGCGATATCCCAGGGCTGGAGCAGCTTCGGCGCTCCGCTGGCGCTTAATGTTTGCTTCACCATTCCCAATATACTGATTGCCAATTCCTCCACCTACGGCCCATATTATCCATGGGTACAACCGATGCTGGCCATGTCCCCCTTCGGCGAAGAGCGGTTCGGCGCTTTTAACCTGCCGCTGGAGAGCCTGATGATTGTCGTGGCGGGGAGCCTGCTTCTGTTCCTGGGTGCTGGCTTGATAGCCTTTTGGCGTAAGGCGGTATAA
- a CDS encoding metalloregulator ArsR/SmtB family transcription factor, translated as MEPAALEECDNTCNGSELEPESMALILPDREITDKMAEMFKALGDPTRVRLIYALSQQELCVHDLSSILDMGQSAVSHQLRYLRNLRIVKRRKEGKTVYYSLNDAHVEQIFLQTHEHIRHE; from the coding sequence ATGGAACCAGCGGCACTTGAAGAATGCGACAACACCTGTAATGGTTCCGAACTGGAACCGGAATCTATGGCCTTGATTCTGCCGGACCGTGAGATTACAGATAAGATGGCAGAAATGTTCAAGGCACTGGGTGATCCGACAAGAGTTCGGCTGATCTACGCGTTATCCCAGCAGGAGCTATGTGTGCATGACTTGTCCTCCATACTGGATATGGGACAGTCGGCAGTCTCCCATCAGCTCCGCTATCTGCGGAACCTGCGGATTGTGAAGCGCCGCAAGGAAGGCAAGACCGTATATTATTCGCTGAACGATGCACATGTGGAGCAGATCTTCCTGCAGACTCATGAGCATATCCGGCATGAATAG
- a CDS encoding cation diffusion facilitator family transporter — translation MNNSKMNNVIPSGQHQNVTASNSSGSEHAGHENAEHTHSDSHAHSHSEGHSHSHSHSHSHAPDNKKGLLIALIITGGIMFLEFFGGLFTGSLALLSDSGHMLSDTASLALSLVAMIIAVKPASAKNSYGFHRFEIMAALFNGVTLFVIAGFIMYEAFQRFSAPPAVASGTMMLIASVGLLANLVSAWSLMRKSGAKDNINIRSAYLHVISDALGSVGALAAGLIMNLFSWYVADPIISVLVALLILRSAWGVIKQAFHILMEGTPLSVNAEEVKKALLQIEGVQDVHDLHIWTITSGLDALSGHLLIRDGMNTEQVLQQALQLVEENFGIQHSTLQIENSAVKHGHLPV, via the coding sequence ATGAACAATTCCAAAATGAACAACGTTATACCTTCTGGACAGCATCAGAATGTAACAGCTTCGAACAGCAGTGGATCGGAGCACGCCGGTCATGAGAATGCAGAGCATACGCACAGCGATTCACACGCTCATTCGCACTCTGAAGGGCATTCACATTCCCACTCCCATTCACATTCCCACGCACCGGATAATAAAAAGGGCCTGCTGATCGCCTTAATCATCACCGGCGGCATTATGTTCCTTGAATTCTTCGGCGGCCTGTTCACCGGGAGCCTGGCTCTCTTGTCTGACTCGGGGCATATGCTCAGCGACACCGCGTCCCTTGCCCTTAGTCTTGTGGCAATGATTATCGCGGTGAAGCCGGCATCCGCCAAGAACTCCTACGGCTTCCACCGGTTCGAGATTATGGCAGCCTTGTTCAACGGGGTAACCCTGTTCGTCATTGCCGGATTCATTATGTATGAAGCTTTCCAGCGCTTCTCCGCCCCTCCGGCGGTAGCCAGCGGAACGATGATGCTGATTGCCAGTGTCGGATTGCTGGCCAATCTCGTCAGCGCGTGGTCACTGATGCGCAAAAGCGGGGCTAAAGACAATATCAATATCCGCAGCGCTTACCTGCATGTCATCAGTGATGCTCTCGGCTCCGTCGGCGCGCTGGCGGCTGGCCTGATCATGAACCTGTTCTCCTGGTATGTCGCAGATCCTATCATCAGTGTGCTGGTCGCCCTGCTGATTCTGCGCAGCGCCTGGGGCGTCATCAAGCAGGCCTTCCATATCCTTATGGAAGGAACTCCGCTTAGCGTGAATGCCGAAGAGGTCAAGAAGGCGCTACTACAAATTGAAGGGGTTCAGGATGTGCATGACCTGCATATCTGGACCATCACCTCCGGCCTGGATGCTCTCAGCGGTCATCTGCTGATCAGAGACGGGATGAATACGGAGCAGGTGCTGCAGCAGGCACTTCAATTAGTGGAAGAGAATTTCGGCATCCAGCACTCCACATTGCAAATTGAGAATTCTGCTGTGAAGCATGGCCACCTTCCGGTTTGA
- a CDS encoding heavy metal translocating P-type ATPase encodes MSTVEDNVKRKWVLDGLDCANCAMKIENKVKKIEGVSSCTVNFATKTMTLETTAAAADEIAGQAEQTVTKLEPHVKPRAVQASRAVKKPLSAEGAAQVRGVAVQGQGHVHNHGEPHGHEHTHGEGHSHEDGHKHSHAAEHSHSHEDSHGHGHSHEHGEGDTRRILMRLGGGAILAAAGMFLPVSGITELLIFLAAYLIVGGEVVFSAARNIVRGQVFDENFLMALATIGAFAIGEYPEGVAVMLFYQVGELFQGMAVNRSRRSITALMDIRPEFAYLKEGNNLRKVSPEEVRVGDSIVVKPGEKVPLDGIILEGSAMMDTSALTGESVPRSTQPGSQVLSGFINRNGVITIEVTKDFGESAVSQILELVQNATNNKAKTENFITKFARAYTPVVVITALLLAVVPPLVLSGATFSDWIYRALVFLVISCPCALVVSIPLGFFGGIGAASRNGILVKGSNYLEALNDVKIVVFDKTGTLTKGQFTVTGNVPAEGFTRQELLRVAAYAESHSSHPIAESIRAAYGEAIPGEAITDYNEISGHGIAVTVEGKAVLAGNARLMEREGIASVTPQEYGTIVHIAVDKRYAGYLVIADEVKDDSLKAIQALNALGIHKTVMLTGDAAPVAESVGRQLGIQEIHAELLPGDKVAAIEQLEREKGPKEKIIFVGDGINDTPVLARADVGIAMGGLGSDAAIEAADIVIMTDEPSKIASAIGIAKRTRTIVWQNIAFALGVKAVFLLLGAFGIATMWEAVFSDVGVTVLAVLNSMRALQPPKPV; translated from the coding sequence TTGAGTACGGTAGAAGACAATGTGAAGCGGAAATGGGTACTGGATGGGCTGGACTGCGCGAACTGCGCAATGAAAATCGAGAATAAGGTCAAGAAGATTGAAGGTGTGTCCTCCTGCACCGTCAACTTCGCCACCAAGACCATGACACTGGAGACAACGGCTGCTGCTGCGGATGAGATCGCCGGGCAGGCTGAGCAGACGGTAACCAAACTGGAGCCGCATGTGAAGCCGCGGGCGGTTCAAGCTTCGCGGGCTGTTAAGAAGCCCTTGTCTGCGGAGGGTGCAGCTCAGGTGCGCGGCGTAGCGGTTCAAGGACAGGGCCATGTTCATAACCACGGCGAACCGCACGGTCATGAGCATACCCACGGGGAAGGGCATTCCCATGAAGACGGGCACAAGCATTCACATGCTGCTGAGCACAGCCACAGTCATGAGGATTCCCATGGCCACGGACACAGCCACGAGCATGGGGAGGGCGATACGCGCCGCATCCTGATGCGGCTGGGCGGCGGTGCCATTCTGGCTGCTGCCGGGATGTTCCTGCCGGTCAGCGGGATCACCGAGCTGCTGATTTTCCTGGCAGCCTATCTGATTGTCGGCGGTGAGGTTGTCTTCTCCGCTGCCCGGAATATTGTAAGAGGCCAGGTGTTCGATGAGAACTTCCTGATGGCCCTTGCGACCATCGGTGCCTTCGCTATCGGCGAATATCCTGAAGGCGTTGCGGTTATGCTCTTCTATCAGGTAGGAGAGCTGTTCCAGGGTATGGCTGTGAACCGTTCACGCCGTTCGATTACAGCGCTCATGGATATCCGGCCGGAGTTCGCCTATCTGAAGGAAGGCAATAATCTGCGCAAGGTGTCCCCCGAAGAGGTTAGAGTAGGAGACAGCATCGTGGTTAAGCCCGGCGAGAAGGTTCCGCTGGACGGGATTATTCTTGAGGGCAGCGCGATGATGGATACCTCGGCGCTGACCGGAGAATCGGTTCCCCGCTCGACACAGCCGGGAAGCCAGGTGCTGAGCGGATTCATTAACCGCAATGGCGTGATTACCATTGAAGTGACTAAGGACTTCGGCGAATCCGCCGTCTCGCAGATTCTGGAGCTGGTGCAGAATGCTACGAATAACAAAGCGAAGACAGAGAACTTCATCACCAAATTCGCCCGTGCCTATACGCCGGTTGTAGTGATAACAGCGCTGCTGCTGGCAGTGGTTCCGCCGCTGGTGCTGAGCGGAGCCACCTTCTCGGACTGGATCTACCGTGCACTGGTCTTCCTTGTTATCTCTTGCCCTTGTGCGCTGGTCGTGTCGATTCCCCTCGGGTTCTTCGGCGGTATTGGGGCCGCGTCCAGAAACGGGATTCTGGTGAAGGGCAGCAACTATCTGGAAGCCTTGAATGATGTGAAGATCGTTGTGTTCGATAAGACAGGAACCTTGACCAAAGGCCAGTTCACGGTAACCGGCAATGTTCCGGCGGAAGGCTTCACAAGGCAGGAGCTGCTGCGGGTAGCGGCTTATGCAGAGAGCCATTCCAGCCATCCGATTGCGGAATCTATCCGTGCAGCCTATGGCGAAGCTATTCCTGGCGAAGCCATTACCGACTATAACGAAATCTCCGGCCACGGCATCGCCGTTACCGTGGAGGGGAAGGCAGTGCTGGCCGGGAATGCGCGGCTGATGGAGCGTGAAGGGATTGCCAGTGTAACCCCGCAGGAGTACGGGACGATCGTTCATATTGCGGTAGATAAGCGCTACGCAGGCTATCTCGTCATTGCAGATGAAGTGAAAGACGATTCCCTTAAGGCCATTCAGGCTCTGAATGCACTGGGAATCCACAAGACGGTTATGCTGACTGGTGACGCTGCTCCGGTAGCCGAGTCTGTCGGCAGACAGCTGGGCATTCAGGAGATCCATGCAGAGCTGCTGCCGGGAGATAAGGTCGCGGCGATTGAACAGCTGGAGCGGGAAAAGGGGCCGAAGGAGAAGATCATTTTTGTCGGGGACGGGATTAATGATACTCCGGTGCTGGCCAGAGCGGATGTCGGAATCGCCATGGGCGGACTTGGCTCGGATGCGGCCATCGAGGCTGCGGATATTGTAATTATGACGGATGAGCCTTCCAAAATCGCCTCAGCCATCGGCATCGCCAAGCGGACGCGGACCATTGTCTGGCAGAACATTGCTTTTGCGCTGGGAGTCAAAGCGGTCTTCCTGCTGCTGGGAGCATTCGGGATTGCCACCATGTGGGAGGCCGTATTCTCAGATGTCGGAGTCACTGTACTCGCTGTACTGAACAGTATGCGCGCCTTACAGCCGCCGAAGCCGGTATAA
- a CDS encoding methyl-accepting chemotaxis protein: MNEASVRSKLKMNAKNGKSLSLQSKYSLVILAIAIVPLLGVTIFFMQYFGGVTRDDSEELAQNILEMNTTRIVEWLDTRTSAVQELIAQHPEFDTARPDTIFPVVKVLEESDTQSEGYSVINKQGILANSLKLTADVGQSAYFLQAKESLAPAVAEMSYLEQLSKYIIPVFVPVVDKDKQFGGGIAFSVTPDILMEMGKNIHVGDTGYGYVISGKGDYYAYSETERIGKNIADYAKTTEMKQAVEHILGKEAGSEAYKGEDGKQVITYFRTVPGTDWKLLITVPKSEITAKVTSAQRISILFIVIIILAVIALALYLTRLIVKPIVAISGVMKKVADGHLSERVTVRSGDEIGQMSQSINDMIGSLSGIVGKIDATVAQVAVSAESVLNYASQTSNTSAEIETVVQEVAQGMREQFKGSEQAARATEEMAIGLQRIAESSVNVSDQAETVSTEVENGYVEIQSTLKQMTVISGAAEETSALISNLSGQSEQIGQIVDVISEISNQTGLLSLNASIEAARAGEHGRGFGVVANEVKKLAERTNSAIVNIVELIRQIQESTRAAEVSMEKSIAEIGDGMGKMQNVGTSFDHIRSSIREVSVQIQDVSAVNEQMSAGTEEITASISDMLIIARDSAESAEMVAEASTEQRNLMGQVVTSAESLNQLMSELRSEIEKFQ; encoded by the coding sequence GTGAATGAGGCAAGTGTACGGTCAAAATTGAAAATGAATGCAAAGAATGGAAAATCATTATCTCTGCAAAGCAAGTATTCGCTTGTTATTTTGGCAATTGCTATTGTACCTCTGCTTGGTGTCACGATTTTTTTCATGCAGTACTTCGGGGGTGTAACCAGAGACGACAGTGAAGAGCTCGCCCAGAATATTCTGGAGATGAATACCACACGGATCGTAGAGTGGCTGGATACGCGGACGTCTGCGGTTCAGGAGCTGATTGCGCAGCATCCTGAATTCGATACCGCAAGACCGGATACTATTTTTCCTGTGGTCAAGGTACTCGAAGAGAGCGATACTCAGTCTGAAGGCTACAGCGTCATTAACAAGCAAGGCATTCTGGCCAATTCCCTTAAGCTTACGGCGGATGTAGGGCAATCGGCATATTTCCTGCAGGCGAAGGAGAGTCTTGCTCCGGCGGTAGCGGAGATGTCTTATCTGGAACAGCTCAGCAAATATATTATCCCGGTATTCGTTCCGGTTGTGGACAAGGACAAGCAGTTTGGCGGCGGTATCGCCTTCTCGGTGACACCGGACATTCTGATGGAAATGGGCAAAAATATCCACGTGGGCGATACCGGCTACGGATACGTAATCTCGGGCAAGGGGGATTATTACGCCTACTCCGAGACCGAGCGGATCGGCAAGAATATCGCAGATTACGCGAAGACAACAGAGATGAAGCAGGCTGTAGAGCATATTCTCGGCAAGGAAGCAGGCTCGGAGGCCTATAAGGGAGAGGACGGCAAACAGGTGATTACCTATTTCCGTACCGTCCCGGGCACAGACTGGAAGCTGCTGATTACGGTTCCCAAAAGCGAGATTACCGCCAAAGTCACCTCAGCCCAGCGGATATCCATATTGTTCATTGTAATCATCATACTGGCGGTCATTGCCTTGGCCTTGTATCTGACCCGTCTGATTGTGAAGCCGATTGTGGCGATCTCCGGGGTGATGAAGAAAGTAGCGGACGGCCATCTCAGCGAGCGGGTGACCGTGCGCTCGGGTGATGAGATCGGCCAGATGAGCCAGAGCATTAATGATATGATCGGATCATTGTCCGGCATTGTAGGCAAAATCGATGCCACTGTAGCGCAGGTTGCTGTCTCGGCAGAAAGCGTACTGAATTACGCCAGTCAGACCTCGAATACGTCAGCGGAGATTGAGACTGTCGTCCAGGAAGTCGCTCAGGGAATGAGAGAGCAGTTCAAGGGCTCGGAGCAGGCGGCCAGAGCTACGGAGGAGATGGCGATCGGGCTGCAGCGGATTGCGGAATCCTCCGTCAATGTGTCCGACCAGGCAGAGACGGTCAGCACCGAGGTCGAGAATGGCTATGTGGAGATTCAATCCACGCTTAAGCAGATGACTGTCATTAGCGGCGCTGCGGAGGAGACTTCGGCTCTGATCAGCAATCTGAGCGGACAATCCGAACAGATTGGGCAGATTGTTGATGTAATCTCGGAAATCTCCAATCAGACGGGGCTGTTATCCCTCAATGCGTCGATTGAAGCGGCGAGAGCAGGCGAGCACGGGCGCGGGTTCGGCGTGGTGGCGAATGAAGTGAAGAAGCTGGCGGAGCGCACGAACAGTGCCATTGTGAACATTGTGGAGCTGATCCGTCAGATTCAGGAATCGACCAGAGCGGCCGAGGTCTCTATGGAGAAGAGCATTGCTGAGATCGGAGACGGGATGGGGAAAATGCAGAACGTAGGCACCTCCTTCGACCATATCCGTTCGTCCATCCGTGAGGTATCGGTTCAGATCCAGGACGTTTCTGCCGTTAATGAGCAGATGTCCGCCGGGACAGAGGAGATTACAGCCTCTATCTCCGATATGCTGATTATTGCCAGAGATTCTGCCGAGAGCGCCGAGATGGTGGCGGAGGCTTCTACCGAGCAGCGGAATCTGATGGGCCAGGTCGTCACCTCAGCCGAATCCCTCAACCAGTTAATGAGCGAATTGCGGAGCGAGATCGAGAAGTTTCAATAA
- a CDS encoding L-lactate dehydrogenase: MKSKSRKVAIVGSGMVGSSVAYSMVNQAVCDEIMMIDRTYDRAMAQALDLSHCMDFTGTRTKVYAGTASDCAGMDVVILTAGANPKPGQTRLDVLDAAAAITREIITEIMAGGFDGIFVVAANPVDIVTYMVWQVSGLPRHRVIGTGTSIDSSRLKTLLSEVFTIDPRSVNGYALGEHGESQFVAWSHVTIGGKPILQIMEQHRERFSSLDLEDIARKTKDAGWEIFTRKGSTHFGIGSALAYITRSILNDEHKIIAVSAILDGEYGQSGVCAGVPAIISSNGIQELLELNLSDTEMAKFTASCSIIRAGIDSLTLEEQH; the protein is encoded by the coding sequence TTGAAAAGTAAATCGAGAAAAGTAGCAATCGTCGGCTCCGGCATGGTCGGCTCAAGCGTTGCCTATTCCATGGTGAATCAAGCCGTATGCGATGAGATCATGATGATCGACCGCACCTACGACCGCGCCATGGCACAAGCGCTTGATCTCTCGCACTGCATGGACTTCACCGGAACACGCACCAAGGTCTATGCCGGCACCGCAAGCGACTGTGCGGGGATGGATGTCGTCATTCTGACGGCAGGCGCCAATCCCAAGCCGGGGCAGACCCGGCTGGATGTACTGGATGCCGCTGCTGCAATTACCCGGGAGATCATCACCGAGATTATGGCAGGCGGCTTCGATGGTATCTTCGTCGTCGCTGCGAACCCTGTAGATATTGTGACTTATATGGTCTGGCAGGTCTCCGGCCTGCCGCGGCACCGGGTGATCGGCACAGGCACCTCCATTGACTCTTCCCGGCTGAAGACACTGCTGTCGGAGGTGTTCACGATCGATCCGCGCAGCGTCAACGGTTACGCCCTTGGCGAGCACGGAGAGTCGCAGTTTGTGGCCTGGTCCCATGTAACCATCGGCGGCAAGCCGATTCTGCAGATTATGGAGCAGCACCGCGAGCGCTTCAGCAGCCTGGACCTCGAGGATATCGCCCGCAAGACGAAGGATGCCGGCTGGGAGATTTTTACACGCAAGGGCTCAACTCACTTCGGAATCGGCAGCGCGCTCGCCTATATCACCCGCTCCATTCTGAATGACGAGCACAAAATCATCGCCGTCTCCGCCATCCTGGACGGGGAATACGGACAAAGCGGCGTATGTGCCGGAGTGCCGGCCATTATTAGCAGCAACGGCATTCAGGAACTATTGGAGCTGAATCTCAGCGATACGGAGATGGCCAAATTCACCGCCTCCTGCAGCATCATCCGCGCGGGAATTGATAGCCTCACGCTGGAGGAGCAGCACTAA
- a CDS encoding cytochrome c biogenesis protein CcdC codes for MGNINPSLLHVGSTLGAVFMALMVIFIRMKASARPVTIRKIWIPPLGMSTGFAMFVVPEVRFPWWWAAAAFLVGWFIFAYPLIRSTRFEEREGLIYAQRSKSFAFILLGLLLVRTLLHEFINRYVSVPQSGGLFFILAFGMILHWRLFMYKHYTGMLPAEPQIPQPRV; via the coding sequence ATGGGTAACATCAACCCCTCACTTCTGCATGTGGGCTCCACGCTGGGGGCCGTATTCATGGCGCTGATGGTGATTTTCATCCGCATGAAGGCCAGTGCCCGCCCGGTAACCATCCGCAAAATATGGATTCCGCCGCTTGGCATGTCCACCGGCTTCGCCATGTTCGTAGTACCGGAAGTGCGCTTCCCCTGGTGGTGGGCGGCCGCGGCTTTCCTGGTCGGCTGGTTTATTTTTGCCTATCCGCTAATCCGCAGTACGCGGTTCGAAGAACGTGAAGGGCTGATCTATGCCCAGCGCTCCAAGAGCTTCGCGTTCATTCTGCTTGGACTGCTGCTGGTCCGCACCCTGCTCCATGAGTTCATCAACCGGTATGTATCCGTTCCGCAGTCCGGCGGATTATTCTTCATTCTGGCCTTCGGCATGATCCTCCACTGGAGACTGTTCATGTATAAGCACTATACCGGAATGTTGCCTGCCGAGCCGCAGATTCCGCAGCCCCGGGTCTAG
- a CDS encoding GlsB/YeaQ/YmgE family stress response membrane protein, producing the protein MSLLWMLIVGGVIGWLAGLIMGRDIPGGVIGNIIAGILGSWLGGMLLGSWGPKVSDYYVFPSLIGAVVLIFIVSLILRSVGGRSRS; encoded by the coding sequence ATGAGTTTACTATGGATGTTGATTGTTGGTGGCGTAATTGGTTGGCTGGCCGGGTTGATTATGGGTCGGGACATTCCGGGCGGAGTTATTGGCAACATTATCGCTGGTATTCTCGGTTCATGGCTGGGCGGCATGCTGCTGGGAAGCTGGGGACCTAAGGTCAGCGACTACTATGTCTTCCCTTCATTGATCGGTGCCGTGGTTCTGATCTTTATCGTAAGCCTGATTCTGCGTTCGGTTGGCGGACGTAGCCGTTCTTAA
- a CDS encoding lactonase family protein has translation MHQPNEVLFYIGTYNSKEKEAILLGALDKETGEMRLMGGTRGTRNPSYLAVNAAQTALYAVSEQDEGEVHAYAIDPGSKALHPLGSRATGGGAPCYVSVAPQGDYIAVSNYTGGNVNVFPLNPDGSLQEMSSQVKHEGSGIRSDRQEAPHPHSVIPDKTGEHVLVCDLGLDQIVIYRVEDGKLVTHREVDLPPGSGPRHLAVHPSRQWIYLVNELNNSVTVFANDELQGNLKLLQSISSLPEHYTAGSDDTAADIHVSPCGRYLYVSNRGHDSIALFYIDKATGLLEAEDWVISGGRTPRNFALIGGMLLAANQNSGNIASFRIDSETGRLIPTGNELEVPAPVCLVALD, from the coding sequence ATGCACCAGCCAAATGAAGTATTATTCTATATTGGAACGTACAACAGTAAGGAGAAAGAGGCCATCCTGCTCGGTGCGCTGGATAAGGAGACCGGAGAAATGAGGCTTATGGGCGGTACCCGGGGGACCCGGAATCCTTCCTATCTGGCGGTCAATGCGGCACAGACTGCATTATATGCAGTGAGCGAGCAGGATGAGGGTGAGGTTCATGCCTATGCGATTGATCCCGGCAGCAAAGCTCTGCATCCGCTAGGCAGCAGAGCGACCGGAGGCGGCGCACCTTGTTATGTCTCGGTGGCTCCGCAGGGAGATTACATAGCCGTGTCTAACTATACGGGAGGCAATGTCAATGTGTTCCCGCTGAACCCGGACGGGTCCTTGCAGGAGATGTCTTCCCAGGTGAAGCATGAGGGCTCGGGAATCCGCAGCGACCGCCAAGAGGCGCCCCATCCTCATTCGGTGATCCCGGACAAGACGGGTGAACATGTGCTGGTCTGTGATCTTGGTCTTGACCAGATCGTGATCTACCGGGTGGAGGACGGAAAACTGGTCACTCACCGGGAGGTGGACCTTCCTCCAGGCTCAGGACCGCGCCATCTGGCGGTGCATCCTTCGCGGCAATGGATCTATCTGGTCAATGAACTAAATAACTCGGTCACCGTGTTCGCTAATGACGAGCTTCAAGGTAATCTGAAGCTCCTGCAGAGTATCAGCAGCCTTCCAGAGCACTATACGGCGGGAAGTGATGATACGGCTGCCGATATCCATGTATCGCCGTGCGGACGCTACCTCTACGTATCCAACCGGGGACATGACAGCATCGCACTATTCTATATCGATAAGGCTACAGGTCTGCTGGAAGCGGAGGACTGGGTGATCTCCGGAGGACGGACACCGCGCAACTTCGCTCTGATCGGCGGCATGCTGCTCGCCGCTAACCAGAACAGCGGCAATATTGCCTCCTTCCGCATAGACAGCGAGACCGGGCGGCTGATCCCTACCGGCAATGAGCTGGAAGTGCCGGCACCTGTCTGCCTTGTAGCCCTGGATTAA